A window of Scophthalmus maximus strain ysfricsl-2021 chromosome 4, ASM2237912v1, whole genome shotgun sequence genomic DNA:
AGTGCAAACAAGCGCATCATGCTGGTCTCTGAATTCTACTATGGCCGGTTTGAAGGAGATGTGAACAAGAAGGATTGCCAGTGGACCACCATCACCTTCAAGTGCCAGAGCTGTTTAAAAATTCTCAAGAACAATATCAGGTacgatttatgttttttctcctctggtAAATGTCAGCAGAGTATAACACACAGCATGGGCAAAGTAGCAGCTCTATATGTGTTGTTTTGCAGCAACATTGTCATTCATTCGGAGTTTTATGTCTGGCTTCCTGAGAAAGTACAGTACGTCCAATATTCACTCCCCTTAAGCCCTCTGTGCCAGTCTGCTGGttggtgctgagcaggttgTGAACAGTGGGTTTTCTTGAAGCCCTTTCTCTTAAaactgctgcctgctgcagctgtaaaTAACTGCAGTTAAGAGCGaagagagtgaaccaaaacagtacAGGCAGCGGGTCAGCTAAACTCTCAGGTGAAAACTTGTTGTAAAACCAAGATAAGCTGCAGATTCAGGTGATCGTTTTCTGTACTGTAGGTTCATAGTCACAACCAACAAGACCCGTCACTTTGTTTTCACATGATCATTTGTCTGAGCCTGTGAGTAAATAAGATATCTGTCCACTGTCAGTAAAGAAGGAGTGGACGTCTGTGGCTCTCACTGCAGTCTCCCTCTCAGATGGATGACAGTATCAGACCGGTTTCCCTCTTGGGTCTTAAGATGAAAAATGACGACTAGTTTAGGTGTAAGAACGACTCCTGTGATTAAATAACTTTGCTTCAGAACCCTGCAAAAAAAACTCCTGTAAGCTTCTTTTAATGGGGAAACACATTTGTACTGCAACTGCACTCTCGCAGGCGAGGTCATAGTTCACCCAAAGAAAGATTTCTATTAGGGGAGCTGAGGTAGCAGAATGTACAGGCTGAAAAATGGGCTCCTGCCTCTTCAGGGCAGCAGGGGCTGGGCACTGTGGAGATGCTTGTTGCAGTCAAGGAGCACTACATCATTAGGCAAAGCAAAAATCTGTGTAATTGCTGATATTATAACGGCCATTATACATGCTTAGGAAGTAAGGTGCGAGGAGATTACCTCATTTATCATCAAACCCTTTGGGACCTGGACCTAActgccacatgcacacagcccattaattgttttttcctctAGGTTTGACATAGTTTTTTGTTTACAATAATCTAAAACAACAACTATCAAATTCCGTCGcattttacaatttttgttAGAGACATGTCTGTCTCATTACTTGTCAGTTCCTTGTGCAGTAAAGATTCATGTGACATTtctttgctgtgtgtctgtctgccgtACAGGTTCATGAACCATATGAAACAccacctggagctggagaagcagaATAGTGAGAGCTGGGAGAGCCACACAACTTGCCAGCATTGCTACAGACAGTACATGACTCCGTTCCAGCTGCAGTGCCACATCGAGAGCGCTCACAGTCCGATCGAATCCTCAAGTATAACATATCAACGTCTGCACAGCTCCATGAACAAACATGACAGTTTGGTCAGACACTTTTGCTCAGacattttctccctcctttttttttagccaaTTGCAAGATATGTGAGCTTGCGTTTGAGACGGAGCAAGTGCTCCTGGAACACATGAAGGATAACCACAAGCCCGGGGAAATGCCTTACGTCTGCCAGGTCTGTCGCTCGTTACTGAGTggtggttttggttttaatgtttaaattgagaaaacaaattCTCATACTGAAattctgttttattgtttcctcAGGTGTGCAATTACAGGTCCTCTTTCTTCTCAGATGTGGAGACGCATTTCCGAAGTGtccatgaaaacacaaaagaccTGCTCTGTCCCTTCTGTCTCAAAGTTCTGAGAAGCAGTCATATGTACATGCAACACTACATGAAACATCAGGTATGATGCTGCCTTTCTTCAGTCTTTTACAAAGCTGGTTAAACTTTTTTAAGAGTCACTGAACAATTTGGATTTGTCATCTACTGATTCTGTGAATTCTGAGGATCATAAATTGTATGATTGCAAGAGTCTGAATTTACTTATGGTTTGCACTTTTAGCTCCATCATCAAGGTTGGATTGATTTGTGCGCCCACAACTTACTGTAATACATAAAAAGCTGACAATAAAGCCTGCCCTAAAGGAGCAATTAATATGGCCGCTCTGTAgccacacaaaataaattgctGCTccattaaaagaaattaaattttattcCTGTCGCACTTAACTTTTTCAGTGTATCCAAGTGAAATATCTGAGGAAATTGCCTCTAATTACATTGctttattcacattttcatctTTCTACTGTTTAAATTCTATTTCAGAAAAAAGGAATCCATCGCTGTGGAAAGTGCAGATTGAATTTCCTCACCTACAAGGAGAAATTGGAGCACAGGACTCAAGTCCACAAGACCTTCAGAAAACCTAAAGCCCTGGAGGGCCTTCCTCCGGGTACAAAGGTCTGACATAACATGATCtgtacatcatttattttagacctttatttttcaattattcttagattaatacacatttttctgtaattCAGCATCTGTCTATGTGTTTTCCTTCCAGGTGACCATTCGAGCCTCCCTTACAGGAAAGATGCCCGTAGTGCCAAACTCCCCTGATGGGTCTGGGGTGACCGTCAGCCCAGAAACACTAAGTTTCAATCAGCAAACCAAATCTCCAGTCACTGTTTCCAAGTCTAAATCCAACGTGTCTGGAGCTGCAAAAGGCAAAGCGACTCAGAGCAAGAGGAAAGAAGCTCGACCTTCCAAGCACAACCTGGCCCTCAGGAATCTTGGGTTGTTAACTGAGCTTTTCCACACAACACAGCAACTAATTTTATCTGTAAACCGTAACACAGTTCTTTGGTTATACAGACAATTACAATTAAAGAGCAATGGTCAATGTTATTGGAGGGTTTTaggttgaaaataaatgaaaggataatgataaaaaaattggAGGAAGAACACATGGACAAAGTTgaagatttattcatttaatgtcttaaaacaaaatgaaaaaatgtgaagacCCTTTTAAAATGGCTTTataatatgaattaattaaatCTTTGCACTGCAGTATTTAGTATCATGGGGATCATTTTTAATGAACGGGACCCCTTGATACTTTGGCAGCTCAAACAAAAGGGCCCCCCCAAAAGTAAATAACCCATAATCCCAGATGGGCTTAATTTTGGGCGCTCTGAATAATTCAGGATTCTTCAGCTACTAATGTGGAGCCTCCCCTCCTGGCTATAAATGACAGCAGATTAGTGAATGTTATTAAAGCCAAGTATTACACAAAGTAGCTAATTGCAAAGACAAATTTTTTAGACACTTCATTATGTTGGCTATATTTAATATGGTGTATGTAAACGGTgggatttaaataaataagtgttaTATTTGGCTGAATGGGTTCAGTAATCAAACCCAAACTGCTCATTTTTGTCACATGATTTGGTCTTTCAGGCAGATAAAGGATAATGAGGTTCTATGATATTTCAGATCAATAGGAGACTTTTTACAGACAATTTACAAAATTCAATGTAATTGATTGTGGTAAATCTTaacaaatgaattcatttatCCATTGCAGTATCTTAAAATCTGACCCTATTTTCAAATGGTATTAttgaactttgtttttttgtgctcttTTTCTCTCGTGTCCAATTTTCAGAGTGGAGAGAGGATGTTACACGTGTATCGAGTGCAATACAAAAGTTGACGACTTCTTTTCTCACTTCCCGATGGTTTCCAGCTGTGGTGCTTGCAAGTATCGGACTAGTTGCAAAGTTTCCATTGGGAATCATATGATTAAGTGAGTAAAGATTCAAATTGAATCGTGCGTTGTAATTCAGGTCCTCTCTATTTATCTGACATCTTTCTTTGTCCTTCCGTAGGTTCCACAGCACCATCaccaaaaacagatttttgaaaAGGGATCATAAGAAAACCGCATCTACATTGAAGTATGGATCATTACTTATATATTCTGCACAACACAGAATACAGTGTTATGTGTTCTGAACATGACAgaagttttctttgtttttcaccagATTGACCCTGGTCTGTCTCAATTGTGACCTGCTCGTGGATGCATCAGGTGGTGACCTGATGACCAAACATTTAACCGATCGACCAAATCACATATGCAAAGTCATTCAGGAGAAAGGtacatttctctctctactCTATTACCACCCGAGTCACATCTAGGATTTAGTGGTACAAATTTCTTGAAAATGCCGTCTCTTGTGTTTAACCCAGCAGATGTCAAATCCAAAGATCGTGTGTGAGTACAAACTACTATACACATTACATCTCGTCACACTTTTAACTTCAGTATATAAGGAAATCAACGGAATCTTTATTACATCATTCAATTGATACCCCATTGATTTTGTGTCACAATTCCACGAAGTTGAATAATAtctttaataataacaacaatagaTTAAAAAAGGATAACTAAACTgcaccacaaacacattatATAACAGTTTTGTTTAGGTTCCCAGTGATGAGTAAACTGATACCGATGTGTACAATTGCCTTTAAAAGCACCACAAAACTACATTTTCACAATAAATTTACTTCTCAATTCTCCCTTTCTTTAAGTATAgagtagctgttttcagatgtcCAATTTAAAATTTAATGTGTTAACATTGTTTGATACTGGTTAAGAGCATGTTGCTAACAGCTTCATGTTAACTTGAACCTTGAATTAGTAATCCTACCCTCCTCTTCTCATGCAGCCATCTCCTCATGGGGCAGCCAGCAAAGGTCTTGTACCTCTTGACGACAACTTCTGCTCAAAGACCAAAGGAAATGGACTTGAAACGAGATGAAAAGGTCACAA
This region includes:
- the znf280d gene encoding zinc finger protein 280C isoform X1: MSELFMECVEEELEPWQKQVPEINLIDDDNDDDDDDEPIFVGVLSNNQKDSEPKPPPPPTNIAAIQAIKHPAPQPVISSPQIMLPLNIAGNTVTTTAPTLTTVTPQPVIVNNQGFIVTSPQLANNPGFIASLGRHYPPGTSFTIVPAGHQQIFQHVSPGTIIPGAVHRPQVQQISNNIVTLSNVQSPTVYSTQSNLLQPNLSNPQTIQTFSVPVKANNTNTVQTTVKRGLQLQQTDSVEKRAKFDLGPSKVTVTVENGILKKKCPKCQEEFLTPETLKFHMMSCCTNVDSAALNMSANKRIMLVSEFYYGRFEGDVNKKDCQWTTITFKCQSCLKILKNNIRFMNHMKHHLELEKQNSESWESHTTCQHCYRQYMTPFQLQCHIESAHSPIESSTNCKICELAFETEQVLLEHMKDNHKPGEMPYVCQVCNYRSSFFSDVETHFRSVHENTKDLLCPFCLKVLRSSHMYMQHYMKHQKKGIHRCGKCRLNFLTYKEKLEHRTQVHKTFRKPKALEGLPPGTKVTIRASLTGKMPVVPNSPDGSGVTVSPETLSFNQQTKSPVTVSKSKSNVSGAAKGKATQSKRKEARPSKHNLALRNLGVERGCYTCIECNTKVDDFFSHFPMVSSCGACKYRTSCKVSIGNHMIKFHSTITKNRFLKRDHKKTASTLKLTLVCLNCDLLVDASGGDLMTKHLTDRPNHICKVIQEKADVKSKDRVHLLMGQPAKVLYLLTTTSAQRPKEMDLKRDEKVTTGSSTVATVNRPKSEVMPQAGDQEKGPTEISVSEDSSKGELQQSSLPALPSSSSSDGLGGELVGDSESPDVGKQVPISEIFPEHETVVQQIKSD
- the znf280d gene encoding zinc finger protein 280C isoform X2, translating into MSELFMECVEEELEPWQKQVPEINLIDDDNDDDDDDEPIFVGVLSNNQKDSEPKPPPPPTNIAAIQAIKHPAPQPVISSPQIMLPLNIAGNTVTTTAPTLTTVTPQPVIVNNQGFIVTSPQLANNPGFIASLGRHYPPGTSFTIVPAGHQQIFQHVSPGTIIPGAVHRPQVQQISNNIVTLSNVQSPTVYSTQSNLLQPNLSNPQTIQTFSVPVKANNTNTVQTTVKRGLQLQQTDSVEKRAKFDLGPSKVTVTVENGILKKKCPKCQEEFLTPETLKFHMMSCCTNVDSAALNMSANKRIMLVSEFYYGRFEGDVNKKDCQWTTITFKCQSCLKILKNNIRFMNHMKHHLELEKQNSESWESHTTCQHCYRQYMTPFQLQCHIESAHSPIESSTNCKICELAFETEQVLLEHMKDNHKPGEMPYVCQVCNYRSSFFSDVETHFRSVHENTKDLLCPFCLKVLRSSHMYMQHYMKHQKKGIHRCGKCRLNFLTYKEKLEHRTQVHKTFRKPKALEGLPPGTKVTIRASLTGKMPVVPNSPDGSGVTVSPETLSFNQQTKSPVTVSKSKSNVSGAAKGKATQSKRKEARPSKHNLALRNLGVERGCYTCIECNTKVDDFFSHFPMVSSCGACKYRTSCKVSIGNHMIKFHSTITKNRFLKRDHKKTASTLKLTLVCLNCDLLVDASGGDLMTKHLTDRPNHICKVIQEKDVKSKDRVHLLMGQPAKVLYLLTTTSAQRPKEMDLKRDEKVTTGSSTVATVNRPKSEVMPQAGDQEKGPTEISVSEDSSKGELQQSSLPALPSSSSSDGLGGELVGDSESPDVGKQVPISEIFPEHETVVQQIKSD